A window of the Lepus europaeus isolate LE1 chromosome 5, mLepTim1.pri, whole genome shotgun sequence genome harbors these coding sequences:
- the TRNAU1AP gene encoding tRNA selenocysteine 1-associated protein 1 isoform X2 — protein sequence MLYEFFVKVYPSCRGGKVVLDQAGVSKGYGFVKFTDELEQKRALTECQGAVGLGSKPVRLSVAIPKASRVKPVEYSQMYSYSYNQYYQQYQNYYAQWGYDQNTGSYSYSYPQYGYTQSTMQTYEEVGDDALEDPMPQLDVTEANKEFMEQSEELYDALMDCHWQPLDTVSSEIPAVM from the exons ATGCTGTACGAATTCTTCGTCAAAGTCTACCCCTCTTGTCGAGGAGGCAAGGTGGTTTTAGACCAGGCGGGCGTGTCTAA GGGTTACGGGTTCGTGAAATTCACAGATGAACTTGAACAGAAGCGAGCCCTGACAGAGTGCCAGGGAGCAGTAGGACTGGGGTCTAAACCTGTGCGGCTGAGCGTGGCCATCCCCAAAGC gAGCCGTGTAAAACCAGTGGAATATAGCCAGATGTACAGTTACAGCTACAACCAGTATTATCAGCAGTACCAGAACTACTATGCCCAGTGGGGCTATGACCAGAACACGGGCAGCTACAGCTACAGTTACCCCCAGTATGGCTACACCCAGAGCACCATGCAG ACATATGAAGAAGTCGGAGATGATGCACTGGAAG ACCCCATGCCGCAACTGGATGTGACAGAGGCCAACAAGGAGTTCATGGAGCAGAGTGAGGAGCTGTACGACGCACTGATGGACTGTCACTGGCAGCCCCTGGACACAGTGTCTTCAGAGATCCCCGCCGTGATGTAG